Proteins encoded together in one Lepisosteus oculatus isolate fLepOcu1 chromosome 2, fLepOcu1.hap2, whole genome shotgun sequence window:
- the fsaf1 gene encoding uncharacterized protein C1orf131 homolog, translating to MKRNRTEEVFEEADPTILDTVLNELYDFGEDVGRKRKKKSQKKRGQNVTEAEVNDSALLGAGGREDNKETVTETSCKSEQRSRQAAESDTGSQRAQAPLKKQPAQVEIVVFQDPSKKKTSITETPVPIVKATKTKEDKQIGNEEFDLDKARFEVHRFGITGYQKEQQRNFEQERAIMLGAKPPKREYINYKVYQQMIKEKKEKEKEDMKFETKKKKKRESESRIKKRKSISSEAPSGQLGRFKNGTLILSSKEIEKIKSSRVIK from the exons atgaagcgAAACAGAACCGAGGAGGTATTTGAAGAGGCAGATCCTACCATTTTAGACACAGTCTTAAATGAGCTTTATGATTTCG GCGAAGATGTggggaggaaaaggaaaaagaaatccCAAAAGAAAAGAGGCCAAAATGTAACTGAGGCGGAAGTGAATGACTCTGCACTGCTCGGTGCTGGAGGTCGTGAAGACAACAAAGAGACGGTCACAGAAACCTCCTGCAAGTCAGAACAGAGGAGCAGACAAGCAGCTGAGTCAGACACCGGCAGTCAAAGGGCGCAGGCACCATTGAAAAAGCAGCCAGCGCAAGTAGAAATTGTGGTATTCCAAGATCcttcaaagaagaaaacaagcatCACAGAGACCCCAGTCCCCATTGTGAAG GCTACCAAAACAAAGGAGGACAAACAAATAGGCAATGAAGAATTTGACTTGGATAAG GCCCGGTTTGAAGTTCACCGATTTGGCATCACAGGATATCAGAAGGAGCAACAGAGGAATTTTGAACAAGAGCGAGCGATAATGCTTGGAGCAAAG CCTCCAAAGAGGGAGTATATCAACTATAAAGTTTACCAGCAAATGatcaaagagaagaaagagaaggaaaaagAAGACATGAAATTT GagaccaagaaaaaaaagaagagagaaagtgAATCACG aatcaagaaaagaaaatcaatttcaagtGAGGCTCCGTCTGGACAGCTGGGGCGGTTTAAAAATGGGACATTGATTCTTAGCTCTAAAGAAATAGAGAAAATTAAGTCTTCCAGGGTGATAAAGTGA